The sequence below is a genomic window from Thalassobaculum sp. OXR-137.
CTATATGTCGTGGTCAAGTATTGAGACGGGGCGGAACGGTCACTTGCACTCGTAGGAAACGCCGTTCGCCGCGTCGATCTTCCGGATCACTTCCCAGTGGGACTTGTAGGTGATCGGGATGAACTGCTCCTCGCCGGAGCGGGCGAACTCTTCCTTCAGGGCCGAGCCTTCCCAGTCGAAGGTGAAGAAGGATTCCTTGATCTTCTCCTGCAGCTCCGGCTTCAGGTTGTAGACGTAGCCGAAACCGGTGGTCGGGAACTTCTGCGACTTGTAGATCGAGACGACCTGGTCGGCCTTGATCACGTCGCGGGCGACCATGCGGTGCAGCACCGAGTTCGCGATGGCGGCGGCCGGGTAGTCCTTGTTCGCGACGCCCAGGATCGAGTTGTCGTGCTTGCCGGAGAACACCGGCTCGAAATCCTTCTCGGGCTCCAGGCCGTAATCGGCCTTCAGGATCGCCGACGGCGCCTTGAAGCCGGAATTCGACGTCTGCGAGGTGAAGGCCATCTTCTTCCCCTTGATGTCCTCGACCTTCTCGATGCCGCTGCCCGGATAGGTGATGATTTCCATGTTGTAGCCGAAATCGCCGTCCTTCGAGGCCATGATGGTGAAGGACACGAAACCGGCGCAGTTCACCGCCAGCGGGTTGGACCCGGTGTTGAAGCCCGCGACGTGCAGGCGGCCGGCGCGCATCGCCTCGATCTGGGCGGCGTTGGACTGGACCGGGAAGAACTGGACCTTCTTGCCGGTGACCTTTTCCATGTGGCGCAGGAAGCCGTCCCACACCTTGGCGTAGACCGCCGGATCCTCGACCGGGGTATAGGCGAAGATGAGGGTGTCCGGGTCAACCTGCTGGCTCGGATCGGTCGGCGTGTCGGCGACCAGGTCGCCGTTGTCGTCCTTGAACCGGGAGTCGAGCGCATAGGCCGGGGCCGCCCAGCTCAGCGAGACCGCGCCGACCAGACCGGCGAGGGCCGACAGCATCAAATTTCTGCGAATCATGTGATTCTCCCTACAGGTCGTTATCGTCGGCCCACCTGCGGCATGACCGAACATTACAGTTTTGTGACATCAGCATTATCGTGGTCTCGGACGTGACCCAAGCACAAAATATATGCGTCAGTGTCCGAATGGCTGACGCAACCGGGGCTCGACTCAATGCGGCAGGATCCACGGCCGTCCGGTGAGCGGATCGGTCATGACCTGCGCCGCCAGGCCGAAGGCCCGTTGCAGGTGCCCAGCGGTCATCACCGCCTCGGGCGTCCCCTCCGCGACCAGCCCCTGCGGGCTCAGCAGCACCAGATGGTCGCTGAAGCGGGCCGCGAGGTTCAGGTCGTGCAGCACGCTGATCACCGTCATGCCGGTATCGAGTACCCGCTGCTGCAGCAGTTTCAGCATATCGATCTGCTGCGCCAGGTCCAGATGCGAGGTCGGTTCGTCGAGCAAGAGCAGCGGGGTCTGCTGAGCCAGAACCAACGCCAGCCAGGCGCGCTGGCGCTGGCCGCCGGACAGTTCCGCCAAGGGGCGGTCGGCCATGTCGGTCAGGCCGACGGCGCCGAGGGCGTCCGTGCAGGCAGCACTGTCCTCCTGGGTCCAGGGCGACAGCATCCCGCGCCACGGAGTCCGCCCGCGCCGCACCAGTTCCCCCACATTGATGGCGTCCGGCGCCAGCGGGAACTGGGGCAGGATGGCGAGTCGGCGGGCCAGGTCCCGTGTGTCGGCGGCATGGATATCGGTGTCGCCCAGCAGCACCCGTCCGGCGGCCGGCTTCAGCAGCCGGGCGAGCGCCCGCAGCAGGGTGGACTTCCCACAGCCGTTCGGCCCAAGGATGGCCGTGCTCCGGCCGACCGGGAAGGCGAGGTCGAGGCCGCGGATCACCTGCCGGTCCTGATAGCCGACCGACAGGGCTTCGGTACGCAGACCGGTCTGGCTCACAGCTCGCCCCTTTCCATTTCGCGGGACAGGCGCCACAGCAGGTAGGGCGCGCCGAGAATGCCCGTGGTCACGCCGATCGGCAGTTGCAGGCCGGGCAGGCTGGCCCGGGCGACCAGGTCGGCCAGCACCATGATGACAGCGCCGGCCAGCGCCGCCGCAGCAAGCCGCGCGCCGGCATCGGTCGCCCCGGCAAGACGGGCGCCGACGGGCGGCGCCATCAGAGCGACGAAGGCGACCGGGCCGACCACGGCGACGGTGAGGGCGCACAACCCGATTGCGGTCGTCGCGAGCAGCAGCCGGGCCCGTCCGACATTCAGACCGAGCCCGGTCGCCAGTTCCGCGCCCAGTTCCAGCGACCGCAGCGACCGCGCCTGCACCGCCAGGCACAGGGCGAGCGCCCCGCCGCCTGCGGCGAGCAGCCCGGCATCGCCCCAGTCGCGGGCGGAGAGCGAGCCGACCAGCCAGCGCTGGGCTTCCGCCGCCTGCGGACCCGACAGACGCGTCATCAGGAAGGACCCGAAGGCAGTGGCGGCGAATCCGATGCCGATGCCGACCAGGACGAGGGTGACCGGCGAGGCGCCGTCGACGCCGCCATGGCCGCCGGCCGGGCGCGACAGGATCAGGACGGCGGCCCCGGCGATCAGTCCGCCGACGGCGGC
It includes:
- the phnD gene encoding phosphate/phosphite/phosphonate ABC transporter substrate-binding protein, yielding MIRRNLMLSALAGLVGAVSLSWAAPAYALDSRFKDDNGDLVADTPTDPSQQVDPDTLIFAYTPVEDPAVYAKVWDGFLRHMEKVTGKKVQFFPVQSNAAQIEAMRAGRLHVAGFNTGSNPLAVNCAGFVSFTIMASKDGDFGYNMEIITYPGSGIEKVEDIKGKKMAFTSQTSNSGFKAPSAILKADYGLEPEKDFEPVFSGKHDNSILGVANKDYPAAAIANSVLHRMVARDVIKADQVVSIYKSQKFPTTGFGYVYNLKPELQEKIKESFFTFDWEGSALKEEFARSGEEQFIPITYKSHWEVIRKIDAANGVSYECK
- a CDS encoding iron ABC transporter permease, with the protein product MIRTAALALLLAAAAALALLVGQIHLSPAVLWDGLTGGDGPGALTISILRGPRVAVALLSGAAFGLAGAVFQILLRNPLASPDVMGFTGGSGLAILTAVAFGLTLPLPVVAAVGGLIAGAAVLILSRPAGGHGGVDGASPVTLVLVGIGIGFAATAFGSFLMTRLSGPQAAEAQRWLVGSLSARDWGDAGLLAAGGGALALCLAVQARSLRSLELGAELATGLGLNVGRARLLLATTAIGLCALTVAVVGPVAFVALMAPPVGARLAGATDAGARLAAAALAGAVIMVLADLVARASLPGLQLPIGVTTGILGAPYLLWRLSREMERGEL
- a CDS encoding ABC transporter ATP-binding protein, whose product is MSQTGLRTEALSVGYQDRQVIRGLDLAFPVGRSTAILGPNGCGKSTLLRALARLLKPAAGRVLLGDTDIHAADTRDLARRLAILPQFPLAPDAINVGELVRRGRTPWRGMLSPWTQEDSAACTDALGAVGLTDMADRPLAELSGGQRQRAWLALVLAQQTPLLLLDEPTSHLDLAQQIDMLKLLQQRVLDTGMTVISVLHDLNLAARFSDHLVLLSPQGLVAEGTPEAVMTAGHLQRAFGLAAQVMTDPLTGRPWILPH